A stretch of Bacillus pseudomycoides DNA encodes these proteins:
- a CDS encoding serine hydrolase has protein sequence MSKIETPVISSLQTTIEKMMKDLHVPGAAVAVIKDGKVITSEGFGYRDAEKKKPVTPQTRFAIGSATKAFGTLALSLLAEQKKFDWDAPVQSYIPTFSLSDVFASSQITARDLASHRSGVNRHDALWYNSSLTRKDIVEKIKHLPLDAPFRTAFLYNNLMYATISYIVENITNQTWEQYATEHILEPLQMEQTNFSVTDSQNTNDYALPYVEKDGEIQEVSFRNIDTVGAAGCINSTIEDMANWVLLHLNQGKTGDRELLSAELLQQMYTPHNTIPDQPFLSTPESPLNSYGLGWFISAYRGYKVIHHSGGIDGFSALVSFIPKENIGLVILTNAGSTLLPSYLANQIYDELLGLETIDWHKRAIEDTAKLKEMMKDVNQSLPEQVKGTTPSHPLENYTGTFEHPAYGTLEVYKQNDELYLQFTELKTRLHHHHYDMFYASLNLFQIEMNVLLAYEMNTKGQFQTIQLHVPVMLSTQPLTFTKIN, from the coding sequence ATGTCTAAAATTGAAACTCCTGTTATTAGTTCATTACAAACAACAATTGAAAAAATGATGAAAGATTTACACGTTCCTGGGGCTGCTGTCGCAGTTATAAAAGATGGAAAGGTCATCACTTCAGAAGGGTTTGGCTATCGTGATGCAGAAAAGAAAAAGCCTGTTACACCTCAAACACGTTTTGCAATCGGATCTGCAACAAAAGCATTTGGTACACTTGCCTTAAGCTTATTAGCAGAGCAGAAAAAATTTGATTGGGATGCTCCTGTTCAATCTTATATTCCTACGTTCTCTTTATCCGATGTATTTGCAAGCTCACAAATTACAGCACGTGATTTAGCTTCCCATCGCTCCGGAGTAAACCGCCATGATGCGCTTTGGTACAATTCTTCCTTAACGCGAAAAGACATCGTTGAAAAAATAAAGCATTTACCACTTGATGCTCCCTTTCGCACAGCTTTCTTATATAACAACTTAATGTATGCAACAATTAGCTATATTGTAGAAAACATTACAAATCAGACATGGGAACAATACGCAACAGAACATATTTTAGAGCCACTTCAAATGGAACAAACGAATTTCTCTGTTACAGACTCACAAAATACGAATGATTATGCATTGCCTTACGTTGAGAAAGATGGAGAAATACAAGAAGTGTCATTCCGTAATATTGATACAGTAGGAGCTGCTGGATGCATCAATTCTACAATTGAAGATATGGCAAATTGGGTGCTTTTGCATCTTAATCAAGGAAAAACAGGAGATCGCGAATTACTATCTGCTGAATTATTACAACAAATGTATACGCCACACAACACTATTCCTGACCAGCCATTTTTATCAACACCTGAATCCCCATTAAACAGTTATGGTCTTGGTTGGTTTATTAGCGCTTACCGTGGCTATAAGGTAATTCATCATAGCGGAGGTATTGATGGATTTTCTGCACTTGTCTCATTTATTCCAAAAGAAAATATAGGCCTTGTCATATTAACAAACGCTGGAAGCACCTTACTTCCTAGTTATCTTGCAAATCAAATCTACGACGAACTTCTTGGACTAGAAACAATTGATTGGCATAAACGCGCTATAGAAGATACAGCAAAATTGAAAGAAATGATGAAAGATGTAAACCAATCACTTCCAGAACAAGTAAAAGGGACGACTCCTTCTCATCCGTTAGAAAATTACACTGGAACATTTGAACACCCTGCTTACGGAACATTAGAAGTGTACAAGCAAAATGACGAGTTATATTTACAGTTCACTGAGCTCAAAACTCGCTTACATCACCATCACTACGATATGTTTTATGCATCATTAAACCTATTCCAAATTGAAATGAATGTGTTGCTTGCTTATGAGATGAATACAAAAGGACAATTCCAAACAATCCAATTACATGTACCAGTTATGTTAAGTACACAGCCTCTTACATTTACGAAAATTAATTAA
- a CDS encoding thymidylate synthase: MKHAEYEYLNLCRHVMEHGTKKEDRTGTGTVSVFGYQMRFDLSKGFPLLTTKRVPFRLVASELLWFMKGDTNIRYLLQNNNNIWNEWAFKSWVESDAYQGPDMIDFGLRSQQDEEFKKQYEEQMELFKKNVLEDDDFANQFGYLGDVYGKQWRAWKTTAGETIDQLKDVIDMIKKTPDSRRLLVSAWNPEDVPSMALPPCHTLFQFYVADGKLSCQLYQRSGDIFLGIPFNIASYSLLTHLIAHECGLEVGEFVHTIGDAHIYTNHFEQVEKQLAREPRPFPTLKLNPDVKSVFEFEMDDLTLEGYDPHPAIKAPVAV; encoded by the coding sequence ATGAAACATGCTGAATATGAATACTTAAATTTGTGCCGCCATGTGATGGAGCATGGTACAAAAAAAGAAGATCGTACAGGGACAGGGACTGTATCTGTATTTGGATATCAAATGCGCTTTGATCTTAGTAAAGGATTTCCTTTATTAACGACAAAACGTGTGCCATTCCGCTTAGTAGCTAGTGAACTTCTTTGGTTTATGAAAGGTGATACAAATATTCGTTATTTACTTCAAAATAACAATAACATTTGGAATGAATGGGCGTTTAAAAGTTGGGTAGAAAGTGATGCATACCAAGGACCAGATATGATAGACTTTGGACTCCGTTCGCAGCAAGATGAAGAATTTAAGAAACAATATGAAGAGCAAATGGAATTGTTTAAAAAGAATGTACTCGAAGATGATGATTTTGCAAATCAATTTGGTTATTTAGGAGACGTGTACGGGAAGCAGTGGCGTGCATGGAAAACAACAGCTGGAGAAACAATTGATCAATTAAAAGATGTAATTGACATGATTAAGAAGACACCAGATTCTCGTCGTTTACTCGTTTCTGCTTGGAATCCAGAAGATGTACCAAGCATGGCACTTCCGCCGTGTCATACGCTATTCCAATTTTACGTAGCAGATGGGAAGCTATCATGTCAGTTGTATCAGCGTAGCGGTGATATTTTCCTTGGCATTCCATTTAATATTGCAAGTTATTCATTGTTAACACATTTAATTGCACATGAATGCGGTTTAGAAGTAGGGGAGTTTGTTCATACGATTGGAGATGCACATATTTATACAAATCATTTTGAACAAGTAGAAAAGCAATTAGCGCGTGAACCACGTCCATTCCCAACGCTAAAATTAAACCCAGATGTAAAATCTGTGTTTGAATTTGAAATGGATGACTTAACTTTAGAGGGCTATGATCCACATCCTGCCATTAAAGCACCTGTCGCGGTGTAA
- a CDS encoding dihydrofolate reductase, with amino-acid sequence MIISFMVAMDEKKVIGKDNKLPWHLPSELQYVKKTTMGHSLIMGRKNYEAIGRPLPGRRNIIVTHNLNYHVEGCEIAHSVEEVFDLCKDEEEIFIFGGAQIYELFLPYVNKLYITKIHHSFGGDTFFPEMNMKEWKEVFVEKGVTDEKNPYIYYYHIYEKQQ; translated from the coding sequence ATGATTATTTCATTTATGGTCGCAATGGATGAAAAGAAAGTTATTGGTAAGGACAATAAGTTACCATGGCATTTACCAAGCGAATTGCAATATGTTAAGAAGACAACAATGGGTCACTCACTCATTATGGGAAGAAAAAATTATGAAGCGATCGGAAGGCCACTTCCAGGAAGACGGAATATTATCGTAACACATAATTTGAATTATCATGTAGAAGGTTGTGAAATTGCGCATTCTGTAGAAGAAGTTTTTGACCTTTGTAAAGATGAAGAAGAAATTTTCATTTTTGGCGGAGCGCAAATTTATGAATTATTTTTACCATATGTAAACAAGCTTTATATCACAAAAATTCACCATTCATTTGGAGGGGATACTTTCTTCCCAGAAATGAATATGAAAGAGTGGAAAGAAGTTTTTGTAGAAAAAGGCGTTACGGATGAAAAGAATCCATATATATACTACTATCACATATATGAAAAACAACAATAA
- a CDS encoding penicillin-binding transpeptidase domain-containing protein: MKKLWGLLFLCFTLMLVGCGKEETPAQAFDTYAKAWNKQKFADMYDQLSENAKKTISKKDFTEKYEKIYAGIEVKNLKVETGKVKEDKEDKGPVPFEVSMDTVGGKISFSHEAKLVKEKEGDKESWKIDWTPDFIFPGMTKDSKIRMQTFQAKRGEIYDRNGKGLATNGRANEVGIIPGKLGEAAPQTKETIGKLLNMSVEEIDQKLAAKWIKPDSFVPIGILQEGATQNDYISLDGVTTRQVNVRTYPLREAAAHLTGYMGKVNAEDLKDLQKKGYQADDPVGKAGLEQVFEEKLRGKKGGRVFMEDAQGKEKKELAKIEAKDGENVTLTIDSTVQEKIFNEMKGEAGSSAAINPQTGETIALVSSPAYNPNVIVRGASKTQREAWNNDQKKPMSNRFTQASAPGSVFKAITGAIGLETKTIDPKEELKIEGLQWTKDSSWGNYYVTRVKDANPIDFDRAMKYSDNIYFAQQAIKIGKDKFMSEAKKFGFDEKLPIEYPFPVSKIAKDGIKNDIQMADTGYGQGQVLMTPLHLALTYAPIVNEGNIPSPHLIKDDKQAKPWKENVISKGNQDILKNALTKVINDEDGTGKIVKIDGITLAGKTGTAELKESKEAEGKELGWFAAFDVNSPNMIVTMMIEDVKGRGGSNVPGEKVKHVFQK; the protein is encoded by the coding sequence TTGAAAAAACTATGGGGGTTACTTTTTCTTTGCTTCACACTCATGTTAGTAGGGTGTGGGAAAGAAGAAACGCCAGCACAAGCATTTGATACATATGCAAAAGCGTGGAATAAACAAAAATTTGCAGATATGTATGATCAGTTATCAGAAAATGCAAAAAAAACTATTTCGAAAAAAGATTTTACAGAGAAATATGAAAAGATTTATGCAGGTATTGAAGTTAAAAATCTAAAGGTAGAAACAGGAAAAGTAAAAGAGGATAAAGAAGATAAAGGTCCAGTTCCTTTTGAAGTGAGTATGGATACAGTTGGTGGGAAAATTTCCTTTTCACACGAAGCAAAGCTTGTGAAAGAGAAAGAGGGAGACAAAGAATCTTGGAAAATAGATTGGACTCCAGATTTTATTTTTCCAGGGATGACAAAAGACAGTAAAATACGTATGCAAACGTTTCAAGCGAAGCGTGGGGAGATATATGATCGTAATGGAAAAGGACTTGCAACGAATGGAAGAGCAAATGAAGTTGGCATCATTCCAGGTAAACTAGGAGAGGCTGCACCACAGACAAAGGAAACAATTGGAAAGTTGCTGAATATGTCTGTAGAAGAGATAGATCAAAAGCTTGCGGCAAAATGGATTAAACCAGATTCATTTGTACCAATTGGGATTTTACAAGAAGGTGCAACGCAAAATGATTATATTTCTTTAGACGGTGTAACGACTCGACAAGTCAATGTTCGTACATATCCATTGAGAGAGGCTGCTGCTCATTTAACAGGATATATGGGGAAAGTGAATGCAGAAGATTTAAAGGATTTACAGAAAAAAGGATATCAGGCAGATGACCCAGTTGGAAAAGCTGGTTTGGAACAAGTATTTGAAGAGAAGCTACGTGGTAAAAAAGGTGGCCGTGTCTTCATGGAGGATGCACAAGGAAAAGAGAAAAAAGAATTAGCTAAAATTGAAGCAAAAGATGGAGAAAATGTTACGTTAACAATTGATAGTACAGTTCAGGAAAAAATCTTTAACGAAATGAAGGGAGAAGCTGGTTCAAGTGCAGCGATAAATCCGCAAACTGGTGAAACAATTGCACTTGTAAGTAGTCCTGCATATAATCCAAACGTAATAGTAAGAGGAGCATCAAAAACACAACGTGAAGCATGGAATAATGATCAAAAAAAACCAATGTCGAATCGTTTTACACAAGCATCCGCACCAGGTTCTGTATTTAAAGCAATTACAGGGGCAATCGGTCTTGAAACAAAAACAATTGATCCAAAAGAAGAATTAAAAATAGAAGGATTACAGTGGACAAAAGATTCTTCATGGGGAAATTATTATGTAACACGTGTAAAAGATGCAAATCCAATTGATTTTGATAGAGCAATGAAGTATTCAGACAACATTTATTTTGCACAACAAGCGATAAAAATTGGTAAAGATAAATTTATGAGTGAAGCAAAGAAATTTGGGTTCGATGAAAAATTACCAATTGAATATCCATTCCCGGTTTCCAAAATTGCAAAAGATGGTATTAAAAATGATATTCAAATGGCTGATACAGGGTATGGACAAGGTCAAGTGTTAATGACACCTCTTCATTTAGCATTAACGTATGCACCAATTGTAAATGAAGGGAATATACCGTCGCCACACCTGATTAAAGATGATAAACAAGCGAAACCTTGGAAAGAAAATGTGATTTCTAAAGGAAACCAAGATATATTAAAAAATGCGTTAACAAAAGTAATTAATGATGAAGATGGCACAGGGAAAATTGTTAAGATTGATGGAATAACCCTAGCCGGAAAAACAGGAACAGCTGAATTGAAAGAATCGAAGGAAGCGGAAGGAAAAGAACTTGGATGGTTCGCTGCTTTTGATGTGAATTCACCGAATATGATTGTTACGATGATGATCGAAGATGTAAAAGGCCGAGGCGGAAGTAACGTACCCGGCGAAAAAGTTAAACATGTTTTTCAAAAGTAA
- a CDS encoding FMN-dependent NADH-azoreductase, protein MTKVLFITANPNSVEASFGMAVGEAFIEAYKNEHPQDEVVTIDLFNTTVPAIDAEVFAAWGKFAAGEGFETLSESQQQKIAAMNTNLETFMNADRYVFVTPMWNFSYPPVVKAYLDNLSIAGKTFKYTENGPVGLLEGKKALHIQATGGVYSEGPYAAMDFGRNHLNAVLGFMGVSDVEYLAVEGMNANPEKASEIKEAAIANARELAKRF, encoded by the coding sequence ATGACAAAAGTACTATTTATTACAGCAAATCCAAATTCAGTAGAAGCATCTTTCGGTATGGCAGTAGGGGAAGCGTTTATCGAAGCATATAAAAATGAACACCCACAAGATGAAGTGGTAACAATTGATTTATTTAATACAACTGTACCAGCAATTGATGCAGAAGTATTTGCAGCTTGGGGTAAATTTGCAGCAGGTGAAGGTTTTGAAACATTAAGCGAAAGTCAACAACAAAAAATTGCAGCTATGAACACAAACTTAGAAACATTTATGAATGCAGATCGTTATGTATTTGTAACGCCAATGTGGAACTTCAGTTATCCACCAGTAGTAAAAGCATACTTAGATAACTTATCTATTGCAGGTAAAACATTTAAATATACTGAAAATGGCCCAGTTGGTTTACTAGAAGGTAAAAAGGCACTTCACATTCAAGCTACAGGGGGCGTATACTCTGAAGGACCATACGCAGCAATGGACTTCGGACGCAACCATTTAAATGCAGTATTAGGATTTATGGGTGTATCTGATGTAGAATATCTTGCAGTTGAAGGAATGAATGCAAATCCTGAAAAAGCATCAGAAATTAAAGAAGCGGCAATTGCAAATGCACGTGAATTAGCAAAACGCTTCTAA
- a CDS encoding 1-acyl-sn-glycerol-3-phosphate acyltransferase, whose product MIQTFFKIFYLIVIVIGITPRLWRIKRKANTMSPQEKDRLVYKTTNWFGKKMVRVAGSTVQVNGLENVPKDKPVLVVSNHQSDMDIPVLLGYLNKPIGFVSKAEIKKFPLVPTWMELMNCVFMDRSDRRQSLQAIKDGINLLKNGHSIVIFPEGTRSKGCEMGEFKAGSFHLAVKSGVAILPVTLDGTYKMFEANGNRMKPAHATVTISKPITPEQYASMDVKELTQYTKDIIAAQLHK is encoded by the coding sequence ATGATTCAAACGTTTTTTAAAATCTTTTATTTAATTGTAATTGTAATTGGTATTACACCGAGGTTATGGCGTATAAAGCGTAAAGCAAATACGATGTCGCCACAAGAAAAAGATCGCCTTGTGTATAAAACAACAAACTGGTTTGGTAAGAAAATGGTTCGTGTAGCCGGATCGACTGTACAAGTAAACGGACTTGAAAATGTGCCAAAAGATAAGCCTGTACTTGTTGTAAGTAATCATCAAAGTGACATGGATATTCCAGTTTTACTTGGGTACTTAAATAAACCAATTGGATTTGTTTCAAAAGCAGAAATTAAGAAATTTCCGCTTGTACCAACTTGGATGGAATTGATGAATTGTGTGTTTATGGATCGTAGTGATCGTCGTCAGTCTCTTCAAGCTATTAAAGATGGAATTAACCTTTTAAAAAATGGTCATTCGATTGTAATTTTCCCAGAAGGAACGCGCAGTAAGGGCTGTGAAATGGGAGAATTTAAAGCAGGTAGTTTTCATCTTGCGGTAAAGTCTGGTGTAGCTATTTTACCCGTAACATTAGATGGGACATATAAGATGTTTGAAGCAAATGGAAACCGTATGAAGCCTGCGCATGCAACAGTAACCATTTCCAAACCAATTACACCTGAACAATACGCAAGTATGGATGTAAAAGAATTAACGCAGTATACGAAAGATATTATTGCAGCTCAACTACATAAGTAA
- a CDS encoding hemolysin III family protein → MTQKVKQMTMFVKEEIANAITHGIGAILSIPALVILIIHASKHGTASAIVGFTVYGVSMFLLYLCSTLLHSIHHPKVEKLFTILDHSAIYLLIAGTYTPFLLITLRGPLGWTLLAIIWTLAIGGIIFKIFFVRRFIKMSTLCYIIMGWLIIVAIKPLYENLTGHGFSLLLTGGILYSVGAIFFLWEKLPFNHAIWHLFVLGGSAMMFFCVLFYVLPVA, encoded by the coding sequence ATGACACAAAAAGTGAAACAAATGACAATGTTTGTGAAAGAAGAAATTGCAAATGCGATTACTCATGGCATCGGTGCTATTTTAAGTATCCCTGCCCTTGTTATATTAATTATTCATGCTTCAAAGCACGGTACAGCTTCTGCCATTGTTGGATTTACTGTTTACGGCGTAAGCATGTTCCTACTATATTTATGTTCAACATTGCTACATAGCATCCATCATCCAAAAGTAGAAAAATTATTTACGATTTTAGATCACTCTGCTATTTATTTATTAATAGCGGGCACATATACACCGTTTTTACTTATTACACTGCGCGGCCCACTTGGTTGGACATTACTTGCAATTATTTGGACGCTTGCTATCGGTGGGATTATTTTCAAAATTTTCTTTGTACGTCGTTTTATCAAAATGTCAACACTGTGCTATATCATTATGGGCTGGCTCATTATCGTTGCTATTAAACCACTTTATGAAAATTTAACTGGGCACGGTTTTTCACTATTGTTAACTGGTGGGATTTTATATTCAGTAGGAGCAATATTCTTTCTTTGGGAAAAATTGCCCTTCAACCATGCAATTTGGCACCTTTTTGTATTAGGTGGTAGCGCAATGATGTTTTTCTGCGTATTGTTTTATGTACTGCCTGTTGCATAA
- the tatA gene encoding twin-arginine translocase TatA/TatE family subunit, whose amino-acid sequence MPNIGVPGLILILVLALIIFGPKKLPEIGRAFGETLKEFKKSAKGLHDDTEEKK is encoded by the coding sequence ATGCCAAATATTGGGGTTCCAGGTTTGATATTAATTTTAGTACTCGCTTTAATTATTTTTGGTCCAAAAAAGTTACCTGAAATTGGACGAGCATTTGGAGAAACATTAAAAGAGTTTAAAAAGTCTGCGAAAGGTTTGCATGATGATACGGAAGAAAAGAAATAA
- the tatC gene encoding twin-arginine translocase subunit TatC: MSVIEHLGELRKRLIITALTFLIFIVIGFSFTKEIYHFIVKDLNMKLTVLGPSDILWIYFVIAAVFSIVCTIPVAALQIWLFVKPALHEHERKMTILYIPALFLLFIGGLCFGYFLILPFVLQFLMSLGDDMFQTMFTTDKYFSFVMNMTVPFAVIFELPVVTMFLTSIGVLNPIALQKVRRYAYFILIVIAVCITPPDFISDFSVAVPLLVIYELSITASKFVYKRKIKREANIESKSASL; the protein is encoded by the coding sequence ATGAGTGTCATAGAACATCTTGGGGAGTTAAGGAAGCGACTCATTATAACAGCGCTGACGTTTCTGATTTTTATTGTCATTGGCTTTTCGTTTACGAAAGAAATATATCATTTTATCGTAAAAGATTTAAATATGAAATTAACTGTTCTAGGTCCAAGTGATATTTTATGGATTTATTTTGTGATTGCAGCTGTCTTTTCAATTGTATGTACAATACCAGTTGCAGCTCTACAAATTTGGCTATTTGTAAAACCAGCATTACACGAACATGAGCGAAAAATGACAATTTTGTATATACCGGCATTATTTTTATTGTTTATTGGAGGGCTTTGCTTCGGTTATTTTCTGATTTTACCATTTGTTTTACAATTTTTAATGAGTCTTGGTGATGACATGTTTCAGACAATGTTTACGACGGATAAGTATTTTTCATTTGTGATGAATATGACTGTACCGTTTGCTGTGATATTCGAGTTACCTGTCGTTACGATGTTTTTAACTAGTATTGGGGTTCTTAATCCGATAGCGCTACAAAAAGTGAGAAGATATGCGTATTTTATTTTGATTGTAATTGCTGTTTGTATTACACCACCAGACTTTATTTCTGATTTTTCAGTAGCTGTACCTCTTCTTGTAATTTATGAATTAAGTATTACAGCATCAAAGTTTGTTTATAAGCGGAAAATAAAACGAGAAGCGAATATAGAATCAAAAAGTGCCTCATTATAA
- a CDS encoding DUF2535 family protein: MIMKSFYFTHSTGNCIKIFEIPVLQAQHPLAFLIQSRLQLFIAKIQKQKQPRFSYSFREYLQSCLKWNDYSNVYQTNSLEKNA, encoded by the coding sequence GTGATTATGAAAAGTTTTTATTTCACTCATTCAACAGGGAATTGTATCAAGATATTTGAAATTCCTGTCCTACAGGCACAGCATCCGTTAGCCTTTCTAATTCAGTCACGTCTTCAACTATTTATTGCTAAAATTCAAAAACAAAAACAACCGAGATTTTCATACTCTTTTCGTGAATATTTACAAAGTTGCTTAAAGTGGAATGATTATTCGAATGTATATCAAACAAATTCACTTGAAAAAAATGCATAA
- a CDS encoding DegV family protein, protein MQKIKIVTDSTADLSQDVTEKYGIHVVPLSISVNGQTYLDRVDLQPDEFIEEMMKSEELPKTSQPAMGSIVEMYNKLGEDGSEVLSIHMTGGMSGTVATANSAASMTETKVTVVDSQFITHALAYQVIEAAKMAQEGRSLEEILKRIDEVRKNTRLYVVVDTLENLVKGGRIGKGKAFIGSLLNIKPIANLEGGVYNPVTKVRSQGQIVKTLAKLFEQDTAGKVVKAVAIPHAKAFPLAESVKAAVEKVSGFTQSEIFYTTPVISTHTGPGAIGFTYLAE, encoded by the coding sequence ATGCAAAAAATTAAAATTGTTACAGACTCAACGGCAGATTTATCACAAGATGTGACTGAGAAATATGGTATTCATGTTGTACCATTATCTATTTCTGTGAATGGACAAACATACTTAGACCGAGTGGATTTGCAACCGGATGAATTTATTGAAGAAATGATGAAATCAGAAGAATTACCAAAGACTTCACAACCGGCTATGGGATCAATTGTAGAAATGTATAATAAATTAGGTGAAGATGGAAGCGAAGTTCTTTCCATACATATGACAGGTGGGATGAGTGGTACTGTTGCAACGGCAAATAGTGCTGCATCAATGACAGAGACAAAGGTAACAGTTGTTGATTCTCAATTTATTACTCATGCTTTAGCATACCAAGTAATTGAAGCTGCAAAAATGGCGCAAGAAGGACGCTCATTAGAAGAAATTTTAAAACGTATTGATGAAGTAAGAAAGAATACTCGTTTGTATGTAGTTGTGGATACGTTAGAAAATTTAGTAAAAGGTGGACGTATCGGAAAAGGAAAAGCATTTATCGGTTCTTTATTAAATATTAAACCGATTGCTAACCTTGAAGGTGGTGTATATAACCCTGTAACAAAAGTGCGTAGCCAAGGGCAAATTGTAAAAACATTAGCAAAATTATTTGAGCAAGATACAGCTGGGAAAGTGGTAAAAGCAGTAGCGATTCCACATGCAAAAGCATTTCCGTTAGCAGAAAGTGTAAAAGCAGCTGTTGAAAAAGTTAGTGGATTCACACAATCAGAAATTTTTTATACGACTCCAGTTATTAGTACTCATACAGGACCAGGCGCAATTGGATTTACGTATTTAGCAGAGTAA
- a CDS encoding MBL fold metallo-hydrolase, protein MAKRYENMDNVSTKKTIRSFLRWRKERKQSKKDFSYLVEQSPVKHAQFLRTNTEKTTITWIGHSTFLIQINGLNILTDPVWSKKIKLVPRLTSPGLSLQELPKIDIVLISHGHYDHLDFSTLRQLNSDVLYLVPIGLKKLFTRKKLMRVEEYSWWESTKIDDVDFHFVPAQHWTRRSLFDMNTSHWGGWVINNGTTDETIYFCGDSGYFQGFKEIGNRFSIDIALMPIGAYEPEWFMKVSHVSPEEAVQAFLDVKATHFIPMHYGTFALADETPREAITRLRNNWNLRMLPWEQLHVLFLGQTYTSTPSTNEKKEHKQTLEHFHV, encoded by the coding sequence ATGGCAAAGCGCTATGAAAACATGGATAATGTTAGTACAAAAAAAACAATTCGTTCGTTTTTACGTTGGCGTAAGGAACGAAAACAAAGCAAGAAAGATTTTTCTTATCTAGTAGAACAATCACCTGTCAAGCATGCTCAATTTTTACGAACAAATACTGAAAAAACAACGATTACTTGGATAGGTCACTCAACATTCCTGATACAAATAAACGGGCTCAACATTTTAACAGATCCAGTATGGTCAAAAAAAATAAAGCTTGTTCCAAGGCTAACGAGTCCCGGCCTTTCATTACAGGAATTACCCAAAATTGATATTGTCCTTATTTCACACGGTCATTATGATCATTTGGATTTTTCTACACTTCGTCAATTGAATTCGGATGTTCTATATTTAGTACCTATTGGATTAAAAAAATTATTTACAAGAAAAAAACTTATGCGAGTAGAAGAATATAGTTGGTGGGAATCCACAAAAATTGATGATGTCGATTTTCACTTCGTACCAGCACAGCACTGGACAAGAAGATCATTGTTTGACATGAATACTTCCCACTGGGGTGGATGGGTTATCAATAATGGCACAACAGATGAAACAATTTATTTTTGTGGTGATAGTGGCTATTTCCAAGGATTTAAAGAAATTGGCAATCGATTTTCTATAGATATTGCCCTAATGCCTATTGGCGCTTATGAACCAGAATGGTTTATGAAAGTATCACATGTTTCCCCCGAGGAAGCAGTGCAAGCCTTTTTAGATGTAAAAGCAACGCATTTCATCCCCATGCATTACGGTACATTTGCACTTGCTGATGAGACGCCTAGAGAGGCAATTACAAGACTACGTAATAATTGGAATTTACGTATGTTACCTTGGGAACAACTTCACGTATTGTTTCTTGGGCAAACGTATACTTCTACCCCATCAACAAATGAGAAAAAAGAGCACAAACAAACGTTAGAACATTTTCATGTATAG
- a CDS encoding SCO family protein, with protein sequence MKRYQKLIGLIVVFCVFILAGCGSGSKLRKPLNWDLETFQYINQDGKQFGTKDLKGKVWVADFMFTNCQTVCPPMTANMAKLQKMAKEKKLDVQFVSFSVDPELDKPENLKAFIQKFTEDTSNWNLLTGYSLEDITKFSKDNFQSLVDKPENGQVIHGTSFFLVDQEGKVMKKYSGISNTPYEDILRDMERLLK encoded by the coding sequence ATGAAGCGTTATCAAAAGCTGATTGGTCTCATAGTTGTTTTTTGCGTCTTTATACTTGCAGGATGCGGCTCAGGATCAAAACTCCGTAAACCATTAAATTGGGATTTAGAAACTTTTCAATACATAAATCAAGATGGTAAACAGTTTGGAACAAAAGATTTAAAAGGCAAAGTATGGGTAGCTGATTTTATGTTTACAAATTGCCAAACGGTTTGTCCTCCTATGACTGCTAATATGGCAAAGTTACAGAAGATGGCGAAAGAGAAAAAATTAGATGTTCAATTTGTTTCGTTTAGTGTAGATCCTGAACTTGATAAGCCAGAGAATTTGAAAGCATTTATACAAAAGTTCACAGAGGATACAAGTAATTGGAACTTGTTAACTGGTTACTCATTGGAAGATATCACGAAATTTTCAAAGGATAATTTCCAATCGCTTGTAGATAAACCAGAGAATGGGCAAGTTATCCACGGAACATCGTTTTTCTTAGTCGATCAAGAAGGTAAGGTAATGAAAAAATACAGCGGAATTAGTAATACACCGTATGAAGATATTTTACGTGATATGGAACGATTATTGAAATAA